Below is a genomic region from Catenuloplanes atrovinosus.
GCGGCCGGGAGTACGGCGACGTGACGCCGCTGAAGGGCGTCTTCTCCGGCCCGGCCAACACCGGCCAGGAGGTCGAGGTCACGTTAACCCGGCTGCGCTGAGGACCTTCCACGAGTACGGTGGGCGCCATGCGATACGGCCAGCTGACGACGACGCCGGGTTTCCCCCGGCGGCGACGGTCGGTGCGCTGACGCACGTCGACATCCGCAAGCCCCGGGGCGAGTTCGCTCCGGGGCTTCGTTCTTCCTCGCCCGGTGCGGCTCGCCCCCGTACCCGCGAAGGAGAGAACCGTCATGAACGATCACCGCAGGCTGGGCCGCGAACTGGAGCTGTTCGCGACCGACCCGCTGGCCGGCGCCGGCCTGCCGCTCTGGCTGCCGGACGGCGCGGCCGCGCGGCACGCCGTGGAGGAGTACCTGCGCGAGGAGGAGCGCCGCGCGGGCTATCAGCACGTGTACTCGCCGCCGGTGGGCAAGCGGGAGATGTACGAGATCAGCGGGCACCTGCCGCACTACGCGGACGACATGTTCCCGGTGATGGCGCTCTCCTCCTCGCCCGACGACGAGTTCGTGCTGAGACCGTCGGCCTGCCCGCACCACGCGCTGATCTACCGGTCCCGCGGCCGGTCCTACCGGGAGCTGCCGCTGCGGATCGCGGAGCTGGGCGGCATGTACCGGTCGGAGCGGTCCGGCGTGCTCGGCGGGCTGAGCCGGGTGCGCGGCATGTGGCTCAACGACGCGCACGTGTTCGCGCCGCTGGAGCTGGTTCACGAGGAGATCGCGCTGGTGCTGCGGATGGTGGGCCGGGCGCACGCGGCGCTGGGCGTGAAACCGGCCGGGTTCCGGCTGTCGCTGCGCGGCGACGGCCCGAAGTACGTCGGCGAGGGCGCGATGTGGGACGAGGCCGAGGGCATCCTGCGGGACGTGCTGCGCGACTCCGGCCGCGCGTTCGCCGAGGAGCCGGGCGAGGCGGCGTTCTACGGACCGAAGATCGACATCCAGGTGGTGGACGCGGGCGGACGGGAGATGACCCTCTCCACCGTCCAGCTGGACTTCCACCAGCCGGCCCGGTTCGACCTGTCCTACGTGGACTCGTCCGGCGCCCGGCGGCGGCCGGTGATGATCCATCGCAGCCTGGTGGGGAGCATGGAGCGGCTGTTCGCGTACCTGATCGAGGTGCACGACGGCGCGTTCCCGCTCTGGTACGCGCCGCGCCAGCTCCAGGTGCTGCCGGTCTCGGCCGGGGAGGAGGACGCGGCGCACGCGTTCGCGCGCGCCGCGGTACTGGCCGGGTTGCGCGCGGAGGTGGTGTCCGACGGGTCGGTCTCGTCCCGGGTCCGGCTGTCCGCCAGGCAGCGGGTGCCGTACGCGGCGATCATCGGCCCGGCCGAGGCGGCCGCCGGGGAGGTCTCGCTGCGCCCGCGCAACCAGCGGGGGCTGGCGCCGATGCCGGTCGAGGCGGCGCTGCGCGCGCTGCGGGCCGAGGCCGATCCGCACTGACCGCCGCGCGGTGGGGGACGCCCGGCTCGGACGTCCCCCACCGCGCGACCTCGGGCCGCCGCGTCACGTCAGGTCACCGCGCGGCGGCGGAAGCCGATCAGGCCGGTCACCGTGAACGCCGCGCCGAAGCCGGCCAGCGCGACCAGCGAGATCCACGGCGCGATGTGCGGCACGTCCGGCACCGACGCCGCGCGCACCGCCTCGGACAGGTAGGTCAGCGGGTTGAAGAGCGTGACCACCTGGAACCAGGCCATCGAGTCCAGTGACTTCCACGGGTACTGGGTGGCGCCGGTGAACATCAGCGGCGTCAGGATCAGCGCGAACATGATGCTGATCCGGGACGGCTGCACCACGGTGCCGAGGGTGAGCCCGATCGCGGCGCCGACCCACGAGCCGAGCAGCAGGGCCACCACCATCAGCGGTACGCCCGGCGGGTGCCACGGCACGGCGCCGAGCAC
It encodes:
- the thrS gene encoding threonine--tRNA ligase, with the translated sequence MRLAPVPAKERTVMNDHRRLGRELELFATDPLAGAGLPLWLPDGAAARHAVEEYLREEERRAGYQHVYSPPVGKREMYEISGHLPHYADDMFPVMALSSSPDDEFVLRPSACPHHALIYRSRGRSYRELPLRIAELGGMYRSERSGVLGGLSRVRGMWLNDAHVFAPLELVHEEIALVLRMVGRAHAALGVKPAGFRLSLRGDGPKYVGEGAMWDEAEGILRDVLRDSGRAFAEEPGEAAFYGPKIDIQVVDAGGREMTLSTVQLDFHQPARFDLSYVDSSGARRRPVMIHRSLVGSMERLFAYLIEVHDGAFPLWYAPRQLQVLPVSAGEEDAAHAFARAAVLAGLRAEVVSDGSVSSRVRLSARQRVPYAAIIGPAEAAAGEVSLRPRNQRGLAPMPVEAALRALRAEADPH